The Haloterrigena turkmenica DSM 5511 genome includes the window CGCCGTCGGTCAGCAAATCCGTCGCCGGCGGAATCGCGGTCGCGTAGCGTGCGGCGAAGGCCCGGAGATGCACAGCAGCGCCGGGAATCCGGAGCTCGACGGATCCCGCTGACAGCGCGTGAACGAGCAGGTGGTCGTCGGCCAGCGACGGGGCGTCGATCGCGACCGTCGATTCCTCGGAGGTCATCTCGCCGCTGGACTCGAGGTCGAGGTCGCGATCGAGGTCGGAACCGGCGCGGAACTCGAACGCGGGTTCGCGCTCCGTCGCGAGCGACCGGTAGGCGTCGACGACCGACGGCGGTCCGCCTGTGGAATCGCGGTCGCCGTCGATCGCGGACGCCAGCAACGCCGCCCGGTACGCTCCCCGATCCGTGCCGCGGGCAGCGAGTCGGTCCCGGAGCCACTCGAGCGGAACCGTCGCGTCGATCGTCGGGTCGGTGTCCGTCGCCGACTCCTCGAGACTGTCTGCCGGTGCGAGCAGGACGACCCGACAGTCTCCTCGTCGCCCCTCGAGAGCGTCCGCGTCATCGTCGGCGCTCGAGCCGAAATCGGTTGCGACCGTCAAAACGAGATCCACTCGTTCGTTCTGCTCCCCGCGTTCGAGTACCACCTCGAGGACGGACGCGGACCGTCTGCGAGCGGTATCGAAATTAGCGGTCTCGACGTCGCCGAACGAATCCCGTGCTTCGAGGTCCGTCACCGATTCGGTCTCGGTCCCGATATCGATCTCGAGACCGATCGCCTCGAGCAGCCACGACCGAAACGCGTCCGAGAGCGACAGTTCCTCGAGGACGATCAGCGCGACGTCCCGAGGCGTGACCGATTCGAAGCGAACGGAATCCGCGGGCGTGGGCATGTCTCGGTGCTGTTGGGCCGTCGCCAAGAGCGTTCGGTTCGCGTCGACGACCGACGCTCGAGGAGTCTCGCGTCGAGGACCGCTGAACCGGGCCGGCCGATGAGTCGGATCAGCGCCGCGACCGGTACGCACCGACGGCCCCGAGGAGACCAATCGCGGCGACGGCGGCGCCGACGGATCCGAGACCGCTCTCGTCAGACTGGTCGTCGGTGTCGGTCCGAGAGTCGTTGTCCGCGTCTTCGGCTCCGGAGTCGTCGCCGGGGTATTCGAGTTCGGTGTGATCGCCGACCTCCTTCTCGAAGTGCGTGTGGACCTCGGTTCCTTCGAGGGTCCCCTCCAGATGGACGACGTACTCGCCGGGTTCCGTGAAGATCACCGGAGCCTCGTACACGCCGGGTTCGCCGTGTTTCTCGCTGACCTCGAGCGGGGTTTTCTCGCTTCCCGAGGCGTCGATCGATACGGTTAGCGTCTCGGCCTGTCCGTCGACCGGCTCTCCTGTCTCGTTATCGACGATTTCGAACTCCAACCACATCCGCTCGCCGGTGACAAGCGGTTCGTCCGCTCCGCCGAAGGTGACGTCGTAGCCGTCGAGCTCTTGGGTCTCGTGGGCTACAACGGGTCCGACGGCGACGGTCATCAGTACTGTGATCACGACGAGTGCAGTGAGCGGTTTGCGCCAGCGCATGCGAGATGGGACGTAATCTCATCTCGAAAAGAATCTGGTTCGATTCTCTGGTAGCCGTATCAGGAACTATATAGCAATATTTCGGCCGATTCAAGCGTTACTGGCGAGCTCATTCACAGAAGTGACGATATATATACAGTTTCTCGGCCTGTCGGCGTGTACGCATAGTGAAACGAATGCCGCGTTCGTCCGCATCGCTATCGGACGATCCGATTTGAAAGCGCGCGAGGACGACTCGAGGATTGCTCGCGAGAGCAGCGAACCGAGAGAGACGGAAATCAGCGGGTTCGGACGTCTAGACGTACTCGAACCACTCGTCGTACTCGTCGGTCTCCCGCTCGACGACCTCGAAGAACTTCTGCTGAATTTCCTCGGTGACCGGGCCGCGAGAGCCGTCGCCGATGACGACGTTGTCGACCTTCCGGATGGGCGTGACCTCGGCCGCGGAGCCGGTGAAGAACAGCTCGTCGGCCGTGTTGAGTTCGCCCCGTGAGATCGAGACGTTGTCGTGGACCGTGTAGCCGAGGTCCTCGGCGATCTCGATCACGGTGTCGCGGGTGATGCCGTCGAGGATGGACTCGGAGAGGCCGGGCGTGTGGAGCTCGCCGTCGCGAACGAGGAAGATGTTCTCGCCGGGGCCTTCGGCGACGTTGCCCTCCTTGTTGAGGACGATCGCCTCGGCGAAGCCGTTCCGGCGCGCCTCCTCGCCGGCGAGCATGCTGTTGACGTACAGTCCCGTCGTCTTCGCGTTCGTCGGAATCTGGCTCGAGGCGTGTTTCCGCCACGAGGAGATCATGACCTCGATCCCCTCTTCGAGGGCTTCCTCGCCGAGGTAGGCGCCCCACGGCCAGACGGCGATCGCGGTGCGCGTCGGGCAGTCCTTCGGACTGACACCCAGCGAGTTGTAGCCGTAGAAGGCGACCGGCCGGATGTAACAGGACTCTAAGTCCTGGCGCTGGATGAGCTCCTTCGTCGCCTCGGTGAGCTCCTCCTTCGTGTAGTCGATATCCATCTCGTAGGGCTTGGCCGACTGGAAGAGCCGTTCTAAGTGTTCCTCCCAGCGGAAGATCGCGGGGCCCTCCGCGGTGTCGTAACACCGTGCGCCCTCGAAGACGCCGCTGCCGTAGTGCAGTCCGTGCGTGAGGACGTGGACCTGCGCCTCGTCCCAGTCGACGAACTCGCCGTCCATCCAGATCGTGTCGACGTCCATCTCGTCGAATCCCATGATCGAGAGTGTTACAAGCCACCGTACTAAGTGTTCGCGGTTTCGGGTGCGAAAATCGAACCGAGCGGCGTTGCTTGCCGTTGAATCTTACTCAAATGCGGCCGTGATGACGACCGACTGGGGACGCAGGATGCAGACGGCGAATCATCAGATAGCAGTCTTCCGCTGCGGATGACCAGTATCCGTCTCGAGACGAGATCGGAGAACAAACGTGATCGACTGGGCCGAGCGCTGCCTACTCGGAATCGACGGGGTTCTCGAGCAGGCCGTCGACGAGCCGCGTAAATCGATCGACCAATCGGTCCGGCACCGTCGGTGAGATCTCCGAGAGCAGCGGCGCGGTTCGGTCGGGTCGGGACAGCGAGAGTGTGACGCGATTGCGCTCTCCGTACTCCTTCTCGACGATGTCGCACTCGACCAGGTTATCGAGGTGGTACTCGAGGGTGCTCCGGGCGATGTCGAGTTCGTCCGCGACCGCGGCCGGTCGGCTAGAGCCGCGCTCGATCAAGAGGAGGACGATCTCGCGGGTCGTCTCGCGGCGAAACAGCGCCAGCGCGGCGCGCTCCCACTCGTCGTACTGCGGGGGATAGTAGTGGGTCTGCCCGTAGAGTTCCTCGCGAACGAGTTCGTCGGCGTCGATCAGCCGACGAACGTGATACTGGATCTGTCCCGGCGCGTACGTCGACTCGCGGACGAGTTCGTTGAAGTGGATTCCGGCGTTGGCCCGAACGTGTGCCCTGATCTGTCGTCGTGTCTCGCTCATTGTGGACGTGGTCGTCGTGATCGATGCCCCGCCAGCGGGGCTGCTATCATCGAATAGCGACCACGACCGGATAACGGCTTCTGCTCGTTCCCGACAGCTGGGAACGGGTCATACGACCCGTCTTGATGGGATAATCGGTGAAATATGAAATCGACGCAGACGCGAGCGAGTGCTCGAGATGCCCGTCTTCGATCGATTCGATGTGAGACGGATGATCACCGTGGTACGACGACTCGTGAACAACCGAAGCGCATAGGTAGCGTTCCCGCCCAGCTAGTGTATCGCGGATGGAACATACGAGTCCCCTCGACATCCCGTGGCTGGATCCGCAACTGGCGCCGGTGTTGATAGTCGTGATCGTCCTCGCCGCCGTCGGCACGACGATCCTCTTTTGCTGCGGGCTCGTCGCGTACTCGAGACGGCGCTCGCCCCGGTATCTACTGATTACGGCCGTGCTCGGACTGCTCGTGGTTCGGTCTGTCGTCGGCCTCGGTACCGTGTTCGGCGTGGTTCCGATGACGGTCCACCACCTCGTCGAACACGGGTTCGACTTCGCGATCGCCGTGCTCGTCCTCTATGCGGTCTACCGAAGCGGACCGATGGCCGATACTGAGACGAACCGCGAGCGTCCCTCGAAGTCCGACGATTAGTCTCGAACGACGGCCGAAAATCCCGCTACCGAACGCATCTGCACGTTTCAGCGTGACGCCGCGTTACTCGTCGTCGAACTCGAGGGCCACCGAGTTAATGCAGTAGCGTTTGCCCGTGGGGTCGGGGCCGTCCTCGAAGACGTGGCCGAGGTGGCCGCCGCAGTTGGCACACAGGACCTCGGTGCGGCGCATCCCGTGGCTGTTGTCTTGCCGAGTCTCGACGCGGTCGTCGTCGACGTCGTAGAAACTGGGCCAGCCGCAGCCGGACTCGAATTTCGTGTCGCCGTCGAACAGTTCGGCGCCGCAGCCGGCGCAGGCGTACGTCCCGTCCGCTTTGTGATCGACGTACTCGCCGCTAAAGGGCGGTTCGGTGCCGGCCTCGCGCAGGATGCGGTACTCCTCCTCGCTCAGTCGATCGCGCCACTCGGCGTCGCTGTCCGGAAGGTCGCCGTCAGCGTCGTCGCGGGGCTGATCGCTCGTATCGTGTTCCATGGAGTTCCCTAGGGGAGAGACGCCTAAGAGTCTGTGCGTTCCGACGGGGTATCGAGTCGCAATCCGTTGTTCGCGGTTCTATCGACTCGTGATAACGTCGGTACTCTCACAGTCGGGACACTGTGTCATACGGCCCAGTTTCGGGACGTCGATGCGACGCCACGCGTCGTCGCCGCCGGGCGCTTCGAACCCGCAGTTGCGACACCGGGACAGGCCGAGGCTGGTCGAGTTACTCGCCATAGATCGATCTATGCGACACGGTCGCATAGAAGTTGTTCACGGTCGCGCTGACAGTCACCGATCGGAATGAAACTATCAGTCTCGTTCGACCCCACCGGATTCGAACGTGGGCCGTGCGCGACGGTGTTGCGACACGGTTCGGCGTCTAGCTGATGGTTCGACAGCCGACAGCATCAGTCGGATCGAGACGACTCCACGTCGGCGCGACTCTGCCCGTAATCGGTCGCCCGATCCGATGATCGGTCGGTCAACCCGTCGCTCGATCCCTCGTCGACGGCCAGCGGTGACTCCGCGTCCTCGAGGAGCGTCTCGAGCCGATCGAAGACATCGATCGTCCGGTCGCCATCGCGACAGGGCGCGACGTGGAGGAGTTCGTCGCCGTCGAACTCCGCGACCGCGATCGTCGGGAGCCGCCAGACGTCGTGTGACTCGCCCGTGATCGACGACTCGACGTGCGTGTTTCGGAAGAACGGCTCGAGCCGGCGCCCCGTGCGAGCCGCCCAGTTCTCGAAGGCCTCGAGTCGGCGCTCGATCCGACAGAGCTGGGGAATTTGCATCGCTCGCTCGGGTCGATCGACCTCGATTTCCTTGCCCCAGACGCTCACGTCTACCGACTCGATCGGCGCCTGCGACTCGAGATCGGAGAGCTGCTCGAGAGCGCGTTCCTGCGTCGGACCGGCGCTCGCGGGGGCGAACGATCGGATCCACAGTTCGACTGACGTCGGTGTTGTAGTGGGGTTCGACACGTATCTGAGCCGTCCACAGATGTGTACAAAAGTGTTGTCTGAATCATAATTTGGATTGAAATAATGGTTGGCGGCGGCCGTGGTGATTTCCGCGTCGCGGGCCCACCAGAGAGCGTGCGAACGCTACTGATCGGTCGTGGTGGTCCACACTGGCGATTGCCGACACCTATTGGCGACCAGCACCGAAACGCACACATTCAGGGTCCCCGGTCGCCAACGCTTCAGCAATGACCGTTTCACGAACCGTCGAACTCGAGGGGCACATCATCGACTCGGGGACGATGGGCCACTGTTTCGGGGTCGTGATGGACATGGGCGGCGAGTTCGAGGTCGAGGAGTTCGAGGTCGGCCGCCACAAACACGCGGAGACGTACTGCCGGATGCGCGTGATGGCCGAGAGCGAGGACGACCTGCGGGCGATCCTCCACGAACTCAACCAGCAGGGCGCGACCGTCGCCGACCCCCGCGATGCGACGCTCGAGGCGGCGCCGGAGGACGGGGTCGTCCCCGTCGATTTCTACTCGACGACCAACCACCCGACGTTCGTCCGCGTCGACGGCGAGTGGGTCGAAGTCGAGAACGTCGAGATGGACTGTACTCTCGTCGTAGACCGAGGCGAAGACGGCGAGGACCCGCGCGTCTACACGAAGGTCCTGAACGCCGTCGAGGAGGGCGATCTCGTCGTCACCGGCGAGACCGGGATCCGCGTCGAACCGCCGGAACGCCCCCGCAACGGCAGTGGTTCGTTCGGCTTCATGCAGGGCGGCGTCTCGAGCGAGCGGCCCTCGGCGTCACTGATCGAGGAGATCGCCGACGAGATGCGCGAGGTCCGGGAAAACGACGGGAACGTCCTCGTCGTCTGCGGCCCGGCGATCGTCCACTCCGGCGGCCGGGACGCGCTCGCCGACCTCGTCCGTGCGGACTACATCGACGCGCTTTCGGCCGGCAACGGCTTCGCCGTCCACGACCTGGAGCGCGACCTCTACGGCACCTCGCTGGGCGTCGACACCGAGAGCCTCGAGCACCCGCGAAAGGGGCACAAACACCACATCTACACGATCAGCGAGATCGCCCGCCTCGGCGGGATCGAAGAGGCCGTCGACGAGGGCGTCGTCGACGAGGGCGTGATGTACGAGTGCGTGCGCAACGACGTCCCCTACGTCCTCGCGGGCTCGATCCGCGATGACGGCCCGCTCCCGGACACGATTACCGACTCGATCGCGGCCCAGAACGCGATCCGCGAGCAGGCCCAGGAGGCCGACATCGTGCTCATGCTCGCGACGCTGCTCCACTCGGTCGCCGTCGGCAACTGCCTCCCCTCGACAACCAAGACCGTCTGCGTCGACATCAACCCGGCCACCGTCACCCAACTGCTCGACCGCGGCAGCGCCCAGGCCATCGGCATGGTCACCGACATCGGGACCTTCATCCCGATGCTCGCCGAGGAACTGCTCGAGTAACTGCCGCCGATCGAACTGCGTTCTCGTTTTCCGCTGGGTCAGATTCGAACGATACTCTGGCGATAGAGCCTCTAGCCAAATGGGGTTTCTTTTGGACAATACCATTGGCTATTTCCGATAGACTTAGTTAGTTGAATTATGTATCCGAACCATACGATGGATCGACGATCAACACCGACACCGACGCGCCGACGGTGGCTCGCAGCCTGCGGCGGCGCATCGGTCGGTATTGCCGGTCTTTCCGGCTGTACGGGTAGTGACGATTCGGACGGCGAAAACGGTACTTCTGAATCCGACGGCGACGGTGAGAAACCCGATGAAAACGGGACCAACGGCAGTCACAACGGCTCGATCGGCGAATCGTGGCCGATGGCACGGTTCTCGGCGAACAACGGGATGGTTACTGATGAGTGGAGCGGACCTGAAGGTCCGCTCGAGGAACGGTGGACGGTCGAAATAGAAGATGGAGCGGTTTCAGGACCTGTTGTCGGTCACGGCCTCGTCTATGTCGCGGATGAGACGTCGACACTCCACGCGATCGACCATACGACTGGCGACGTCGAGTGGACATACGAACCGGAACTGCCACCGGAGACACCTCCAAATCCGCAGTGGGAACCGACGACGCCCGCGGTAACTGACGACGCCGTGTACTTTCTTACTGAAACCCTGTATGCACTCGAGCCCAAGAGCGGTGATGTCTTGTGGTCGATCGAACTCGGGTCCCTGTACTCTGGAGACATTCGTGTCTACGATGGGATCGTATATGTCCACAACGGTGGAAAACTATACGCAATTGATTCTAATAACCAAACTATCGTCTGGGAGGATGAAGCTAGTTCCACACAGGATATAGCCATCGGAGATGACGGCATGTTCTACGTAGTTCGGCGAACAAACAATGGCCATGATTACGAGGTAATGGGAATTGACATTTCGTCTAAGGGGACAGAGTGGACGTATTCTCCACCGGGAAACGTAGCCTCCGGTTTTGGATTACTGGTTCGTGATGGAACAGTATATCTTAACGAGATGGAAAAGCTACTGATGATTGATGGTGTAACTGGTGATGTCGAAATACTCGCCGAATTCGAACAAACGAGCGAACTTGTCCCAACAACCGGTCGTGCACCAACAATCGCAGACGGAATTGCCTATTCCCCGGCTCCGAGCAGGTATCCTGCTGTCCAAGCAGTCAATTTAAGCACTGGTAAAGAACCCGATATATGGGATTCGAGTGCTCTTAAAAACGGACCAACAGGCATCCAACCGTTCGTTACTGATGGTACACTCTACGTTTGGCGTGATCCAGGATATGTTCAGTTAGATGCTATTAATACTAAAACTGGAAAACAACAATGGACAACCCATACAACAGATCACATTGACTTAATCGGTGGGCGTATCAGAGGATACGCAATCCTCAGCGATACTGTGGTGTTCACATATAACTCTGGGAGTGGTAGTACTATCAGTACACTCGAACCAGAATAGTCATTGGGAGAAGCATTATCTATATATCGGCTTATTGAGGACCGGTATCACCGTACTTATCAGTCGATTTTTCGGGACCCAATATTACAGTCTCCTCATCATTGAGGGACTCTTCAAGAGATTTTAACATCTTACTGAGTCCAATCTTCTCACCGAACGAAGGATCCCCTGTATTTGGCGGTGTACCCGATTTCATCGGCATCATGCCGGGCATAGCGATCAGAATCTCGAGTGACGTATCGAACGTGATCGGTTCGACTTCACCGATTTTCTGTGGAGTATCGCCGCCGAGGTCGACTTCGACGTCCATCCGATCGCGGACGTACGTCGTTCCCTCACCGTCGACCGGATCGCCCGCTGTTGCACTCACTTCGAAGCGAGAGTACTCGCCCTGGAGATCGACGTTGTAGCTGTTGACTTGCAGGACGTACAGCATCGGCGGCCACGGTACCAGCGGGAGCCCCGGTGTCGGTAGCCGCTGTCCGTATTTGGCTCCGAGCGCCGCGTGCTCGCCGTCGACATCGTTGTCCATGATCGTGGTGTTCGGCGGTCGAACCGACGGTACCTCGTCGTCGTTGACCGTCTCGAGATCCATGTACGTCGGCGAACCGGAGACGTCGAACTCCATGTCGCCCATGAGCTCCGATCCCTCGAGTTCGCCGCTTCCCGTCTCGACGTCGCCGGCGAAAACCGCCTGCACGATATCGAGGGAGTCGTCGAGCGCGCCGTCGCTCGTGGACATCGCGTCATCGACCTCGCTGACCGTTTCCTCGTGGAAATCGGCCATCTCATCGAGTCGACCGGTGAGCGTCTCGAAGTAGGCGTTTCGCACTTCCATTCGAACGAGGTCCGGAACGTTGTCGTACGATTCCGTCTCTACGAGTTCGGCTTCGACGTCTCGGATCTCGTCGTTTAGCTCTCTGAAGGGCGATGGACTGCGCAGAAACTCCACTCGCGGTTGCTCGATCGCGTTCGTCTCTTTCTTGACGTACGCGTTGACCAGATAGAGGTCGTCCTCGAGCCATTCTTTGAGTTCGGCTCTGTCGAGATTTGAACTGGCCTCGAGATCCTCAAAGCCGTAACTCGCAGAGTCCGCTCCGAGAACTTCGGAGCGAATATCCAGCGCGACGGATATCGCCCCGTTGGTACTCTCGTTCGTCGGCGGAATACTCGAGATGCGGATCGAATCGCTGAGATCCGCTTCGATCTGGGACTCAAGGTCGCCGTCCGAATCGAGCGCGTTCACCTCGAGCATCGCCTCGAGGGAGTCAGTTACGACGTGCTCGAAGTTGGCCGGATCCGAGAGGCCGGTGATATCGCCTCGGCTCGCGTATCCGGTGCCGGCCTCGAAATCGTCCTCGATCTCGCTTCGATCGATATCGAAATCGTCGACGAGATCAGCGTCGATGTCGACCTCGATCGTGACCGGGAGTGTTTCGGGCGATCGATCGATGGTTTTCGTGTCGGTTCCGTTCCCCGTCGTGTTCTCGAAAACCGATCGCTCCTGAACTTCGACGTCGGCATCGATCGTGAGACTGTGGAGATCACGATTGGTGTACGCTCCCTCAGTAGCCCGCCAGTCCTGCGACAACGACACGTCGATGTCGGTGACTCCGGTCGAATCGAACTTCGAACGGCTGTACTCGTAGTCGGAAAACGAATTGCTCCTGTTTGCGGAAAGTGACCCGTACGAGACATCGACCGATCGATCGACATCCACGTCGTAGATATCGTCGATGAAGTCGCCGTTCTCGAGTTGCGATTTGAATCCCTCGGTGTAACCGATTGGTTCGTCAATGTCCTCGGGATTCATCGCGCTAGGGAGATCGCCCAGTACCGTCGAGAGATCTCCGATGCCGATCATCTCGTAGTAGGCGATGTCTGCCATATCGTTCGGTTCGACCGTTTCGTTCTGCGTCAGCGGATTCATCTCGCCGAACATGCCGTCGACGAGTTCGGCCGTCGAGGGTGCGTCCGGGAGATCGCCGTCTTTGTCGCCGAAGAGATACTCGCGGAAGTCCTCGCAGGCCGCGTCCTTGAGGCTCGGATCGTCCTCGAAGTAACTGTGCAGTCCCGCACTACCCTCGAGATCGTCGAGCGAGGCGTCGCCTTCCGACGTGAGGATCGCAGTATACGAGCGGTCGATCTCGATCGTCCTCGAGGCGTCCTCGTAGCCGTCCGCGAATATTTCGACGGTGAGTTCCGTCCGGTCGTCGATTGCGAGCGACTCGAGGTCGATCGTTCCATCGGCGCCCGTTGTCGCGTACGCGAGTCCGTCGTCCGCCCAGACGTTGACGTCGGCCCCGTCGATAGGCTCTCCGGACGGATCGTAGACGTTGATCGTTCGATCGGTAGATGGCTGGAGTTCGACGCGTTCTCGAGAATTCCGTTCGGAAAACCGGATGCGCTGCTCGAATCGTTCGTAATCATCTCCAATCACGACGACTGAGTGCGTCCCGTTCTCCGCGAGCTCGAACGAAACCTCGTTACCGGGGACCGTCGTACCTCGCTTTTCTCCGTCGACGAAAACGGTCGCGTTGTAAACGCCGTTTCCGAACCCGTCCGTGACGGACACCGTCGCCTGATAGCCGTCGTCGCTGTTCTCGTCATCGTCTTCCCCGGCCATCGTCTCCAGCATGTCCGCGGTGAAACACGCCCATGCAGGACGCATTACCCTGTCAGCGTACGGATCAACAGCGTCCTCGCCGAAGACCTCGTCTTGGACGCCGAAAATAGCGTCGTTCGCCATCACTTCCGTGTGATTGTTCTCGAGAATTTCGTCGAAGGTCCATGCTTGCTGGCCAGCACCTGTCCCTTCGTCCATCCGATTGATGAACGACTTGAAATACGCCATCGGATAGAGCCGCATGGCCGTCTTCTGGGCCATGTTTTCGAACTCGGTGGCCTCGCCCTCGAGAAAGTCCTCATTCAACATCGTCTCGAATTCCTGGGTCTTCTCCTGTAACTCGAGGATCG containing:
- a CDS encoding FixH family protein, translated to MRWRKPLTALVVITVLMTVAVGPVVAHETQELDGYDVTFGGADEPLVTGERMWLEFEIVDNETGEPVDGQAETLTVSIDASGSEKTPLEVSEKHGEPGVYEAPVIFTEPGEYVVHLEGTLEGTEVHTHFEKEVGDHTELEYPGDDSGAEDADNDSRTDTDDQSDESGLGSVGAAVAAIGLLGAVGAYRSRR
- a CDS encoding branched-chain amino acid transaminase, encoding MGFDEMDVDTIWMDGEFVDWDEAQVHVLTHGLHYGSGVFEGARCYDTAEGPAIFRWEEHLERLFQSAKPYEMDIDYTKEELTEATKELIQRQDLESCYIRPVAFYGYNSLGVSPKDCPTRTAIAVWPWGAYLGEEALEEGIEVMISSWRKHASSQIPTNAKTTGLYVNSMLAGEEARRNGFAEAIVLNKEGNVAEGPGENIFLVRDGELHTPGLSESILDGITRDTVIEIAEDLGYTVHDNVSISRGELNTADELFFTGSAAEVTPIRKVDNVVIGDGSRGPVTEEIQQKFFEVVERETDEYDEWFEYV
- a CDS encoding winged helix-turn-helix transcriptional regulator, which gives rise to MSETRRQIRAHVRANAGIHFNELVRESTYAPGQIQYHVRRLIDADELVREELYGQTHYYPPQYDEWERAALALFRRETTREIVLLLIERGSSRPAAVADELDIARSTLEYHLDNLVECDIVEKEYGERNRVTLSLSRPDRTAPLLSEISPTVPDRLVDRFTRLVDGLLENPVDSE
- a CDS encoding DUF7471 family protein: MEHTSPLDIPWLDPQLAPVLIVVIVLAAVGTTILFCCGLVAYSRRRSPRYLLITAVLGLLVVRSVVGLGTVFGVVPMTVHHLVEHGFDFAIAVLVLYAVYRSGPMADTETNRERPSKSDD
- the msrB gene encoding peptide-methionine (R)-S-oxide reductase MsrB, with amino-acid sequence MEHDTSDQPRDDADGDLPDSDAEWRDRLSEEEYRILREAGTEPPFSGEYVDHKADGTYACAGCGAELFDGDTKFESGCGWPSFYDVDDDRVETRQDNSHGMRRTEVLCANCGGHLGHVFEDGPDPTGKRYCINSVALEFDDE
- a CDS encoding HTH domain-containing protein, which codes for MSNPTTTPTSVELWIRSFAPASAGPTQERALEQLSDLESQAPIESVDVSVWGKEIEVDRPERAMQIPQLCRIERRLEAFENWAARTGRRLEPFFRNTHVESSITGESHDVWRLPTIAVAEFDGDELLHVAPCRDGDRTIDVFDRLETLLEDAESPLAVDEGSSDGLTDRSSDRATDYGQSRADVESSRSD
- a CDS encoding ornithine cyclodeaminase — its product is MTVSRTVELEGHIIDSGTMGHCFGVVMDMGGEFEVEEFEVGRHKHAETYCRMRVMAESEDDLRAILHELNQQGATVADPRDATLEAAPEDGVVPVDFYSTTNHPTFVRVDGEWVEVENVEMDCTLVVDRGEDGEDPRVYTKVLNAVEEGDLVVTGETGIRVEPPERPRNGSGSFGFMQGGVSSERPSASLIEEIADEMREVRENDGNVLVVCGPAIVHSGGRDALADLVRADYIDALSAGNGFAVHDLERDLYGTSLGVDTESLEHPRKGHKHHIYTISEIARLGGIEEAVDEGVVDEGVMYECVRNDVPYVLAGSIRDDGPLPDTITDSIAAQNAIREQAQEADIVLMLATLLHSVAVGNCLPSTTKTVCVDINPATVTQLLDRGSAQAIGMVTDIGTFIPMLAEELLE
- a CDS encoding outer membrane protein assembly factor BamB family protein encodes the protein MDRRSTPTPTRRRWLAACGGASVGIAGLSGCTGSDDSDGENGTSESDGDGEKPDENGTNGSHNGSIGESWPMARFSANNGMVTDEWSGPEGPLEERWTVEIEDGAVSGPVVGHGLVYVADETSTLHAIDHTTGDVEWTYEPELPPETPPNPQWEPTTPAVTDDAVYFLTETLYALEPKSGDVLWSIELGSLYSGDIRVYDGIVYVHNGGKLYAIDSNNQTIVWEDEASSTQDIAIGDDGMFYVVRRTNNGHDYEVMGIDISSKGTEWTYSPPGNVASGFGLLVRDGTVYLNEMEKLLMIDGVTGDVEILAEFEQTSELVPTTGRAPTIADGIAYSPAPSRYPAVQAVNLSTGKEPDIWDSSALKNGPTGIQPFVTDGTLYVWRDPGYVQLDAINTKTGKQQWTTHTTDHIDLIGGRIRGYAILSDTVVFTYNSGSGSTISTLEPE
- a CDS encoding carboxypeptidase-like regulatory domain-containing protein — translated: MGIMTGKRSRTATVSIDDRARVPFAIIGVLLLVTSVTVVGVLQMRGGPETEIDETLAMDRTETAVQSELRGAVLDATHRAAAQPVTTSELDALGGNQTETFETYLELLIYLEAQESLSAAGQTTGDVATTVSIGGDVPDDPDRAIRTADDRIDVAERAGGDGLLEVTLDRVTITLEEDDRVISERTVDDLTVTVGTPILELQEKTQEFETMLNEDFLEGEATEFENMAQKTAMRLYPMAYFKSFINRMDEGTGAGQQAWTFDEILENNHTEVMANDAIFGVQDEVFGEDAVDPYADRVMRPAWACFTADMLETMAGEDDDENSDDGYQATVSVTDGFGNGVYNATVFVDGEKRGTTVPGNEVSFELAENGTHSVVVIGDDYERFEQRIRFSERNSRERVELQPSTDRTINVYDPSGEPIDGADVNVWADDGLAYATTGADGTIDLESLAIDDRTELTVEIFADGYEDASRTIEIDRSYTAILTSEGDASLDDLEGSAGLHSYFEDDPSLKDAACEDFREYLFGDKDGDLPDAPSTAELVDGMFGEMNPLTQNETVEPNDMADIAYYEMIGIGDLSTVLGDLPSAMNPEDIDEPIGYTEGFKSQLENGDFIDDIYDVDVDRSVDVSYGSLSANRSNSFSDYEYSRSKFDSTGVTDIDVSLSQDWRATEGAYTNRDLHSLTIDADVEVQERSVFENTTGNGTDTKTIDRSPETLPVTIEVDIDADLVDDFDIDRSEIEDDFEAGTGYASRGDITGLSDPANFEHVVTDSLEAMLEVNALDSDGDLESQIEADLSDSIRISSIPPTNESTNGAISVALDIRSEVLGADSASYGFEDLEASSNLDRAELKEWLEDDLYLVNAYVKKETNAIEQPRVEFLRSPSPFRELNDEIRDVEAELVETESYDNVPDLVRMEVRNAYFETLTGRLDEMADFHEETVSEVDDAMSTSDGALDDSLDIVQAVFAGDVETGSGELEGSELMGDMEFDVSGSPTYMDLETVNDDEVPSVRPPNTTIMDNDVDGEHAALGAKYGQRLPTPGLPLVPWPPMLYVLQVNSYNVDLQGEYSRFEVSATAGDPVDGEGTTYVRDRMDVEVDLGGDTPQKIGEVEPITFDTSLEILIAMPGMMPMKSGTPPNTGDPSFGEKIGLSKMLKSLEESLNDEETVILGPEKSTDKYGDTGPQ